Proteins encoded within one genomic window of Amycolatopsis nigrescens CSC17Ta-90:
- the hflX gene encoding GTPase HflX: protein MTDEELSVGELELEDRASLRRVAGLSTELEDITEVEYRQLRLERVVLVGVWTEGTAEQSAASLAELARLAETAGSEVLEGLVQRRMKPDPATYIGSGKVRELLDIVLATGADTVICDGELSPGQLRQLESKLKVKVVDRTALILDIFAQHARSREGKAQVELAQLQYLIPRLRGWGESLSRQGGGGGGNGGVGLRGPGETKLETDRRRINKRVTKLRREIAAMDTIRVTKRGRRVANEVPSVAIVGYTNAGKSSLLNAITGAGVLVEDALFATLDPTTRRSATPDGRTYTLTDTVGFVRHLPHQLVDAFRSTLDEAADADLLVHVVDGSDPAPEEQVNAVHQVLAEITQRRSDPLPPELIVINKSDAADELSLARLRHVLPRAAVVSARSGAGITELVEAIAERLPRPEVVIEAVVPYTRGELVARVHADGEILTEEHGEHGTRLRAKVHPELAAALKGYAVDTSPA, encoded by the coding sequence ATGACCGACGAGGAATTGTCCGTCGGCGAACTGGAACTCGAAGACCGCGCTTCGCTGCGCCGCGTCGCGGGACTGTCCACCGAGCTCGAGGACATCACCGAGGTCGAGTACCGGCAGCTGCGCCTCGAGCGGGTCGTGCTCGTGGGGGTCTGGACCGAAGGCACCGCGGAGCAGTCCGCGGCGTCGCTGGCCGAGCTGGCCAGGCTCGCCGAGACGGCGGGCTCCGAGGTACTGGAAGGCCTGGTGCAGCGGCGGATGAAGCCGGACCCGGCCACCTACATCGGTTCGGGGAAGGTCCGTGAGCTGCTGGACATCGTGCTGGCCACCGGCGCCGACACGGTGATCTGCGACGGTGAGCTCTCACCCGGCCAGCTGCGCCAGCTGGAGTCGAAGCTCAAGGTGAAGGTGGTCGACCGGACCGCGCTGATCCTGGACATCTTCGCGCAGCACGCGCGGTCCAGGGAGGGCAAGGCGCAGGTCGAGCTGGCCCAGCTGCAGTACCTCATCCCGCGGTTGCGCGGCTGGGGTGAGTCGCTGTCCCGCCAGGGCGGCGGCGGTGGCGGCAACGGCGGCGTCGGCCTGCGCGGTCCCGGTGAAACGAAGCTGGAGACCGATCGCCGGCGGATCAACAAGCGGGTGACCAAGCTGCGCCGGGAAATCGCCGCGATGGACACCATCCGGGTGACCAAGCGCGGCCGCCGGGTGGCCAACGAGGTGCCGAGCGTCGCGATCGTCGGCTACACCAACGCCGGCAAGTCCAGCCTGCTCAACGCCATCACCGGCGCGGGCGTGCTGGTCGAGGACGCGTTGTTCGCCACCCTGGACCCGACCACCCGCCGTTCGGCCACCCCGGACGGGCGTACCTACACGCTGACCGACACCGTCGGTTTCGTGCGGCACCTGCCGCACCAGCTCGTGGACGCCTTCCGGTCCACTTTGGACGAAGCGGCCGACGCGGACCTGCTGGTGCACGTGGTGGACGGTTCGGACCCGGCGCCGGAGGAGCAGGTCAACGCGGTGCACCAGGTGCTCGCCGAGATCACCCAGCGCCGCTCGGACCCGTTGCCGCCGGAGCTGATCGTGATCAACAAGTCGGATGCCGCGGACGAGCTTTCGCTGGCCAGGCTCCGGCATGTGCTGCCCCGCGCGGCGGTGGTGTCCGCACGCAGTGGTGCCGGCATCACCGAACTGGTCGAGGCCATCGCCGAACGGCTGCCGCGGCCGGAGGTCGTGATCGAGGCCGTCGTGCCGTACACCCGCGGCGAGCTCGTCGCCAGGGTGCACGCGGACGGCGAGATCCTGACCGAGGAGCACGGCGAGCACGGCACCCGGCTGCGGGCCAAGGTGCACCCGGAGCTGGCCGCCGCGCTGAAGGGCTACGCGGTGGACACGTCACCGGCCTGA
- a CDS encoding ArsR/SmtB family transcription factor codes for MMRQRRKATEAEAHALASGIRLRIIRLTYADALTNKELAQRLGRDPATTLHHVRKLVDTGFLAAQPARRGARGAKEIPYLSTGLSWQLGLDDHQPVRAAMLEAFLAEVAEIPEQDFENLDQTRLVLRLEPEQRVEFSERLGELLEEFLAKESPEPDAERTAVYFALYPSR; via the coding sequence GTGATGCGGCAGCGACGGAAGGCTACCGAGGCGGAGGCACATGCCCTGGCGTCCGGAATAAGGCTGCGGATCATCCGGTTGACCTATGCGGACGCGCTCACCAACAAGGAGCTGGCGCAGCGGCTCGGCCGGGACCCCGCGACGACCCTGCACCACGTGCGGAAGCTGGTGGACACCGGCTTCCTGGCCGCGCAGCCGGCCAGGCGGGGCGCCAGGGGCGCCAAGGAGATCCCGTACCTGTCCACCGGCCTGTCCTGGCAGCTCGGCCTGGACGACCACCAACCGGTGCGCGCCGCCATGCTGGAGGCGTTTCTCGCCGAGGTCGCCGAGATCCCCGAACAGGACTTCGAAAATCTCGACCAGACCAGGCTGGTGTTGCGGCTCGAACCGGAACAGCGCGTGGAATTCTCCGAACGCCTCGGCGAACTGCTCGAAGAGTTCCTGGCGAAAGAGTCGCCGGAGCCGGACGCGGAGCGCACGGCGGTTTACTTCGCGCTGTACCCGAGCAGGTAA
- a CDS encoding MFS transporter, producing the protein MHKDSLWRHQDFRRLWAGDTASQTGAFVGHTVLPLLAATVLAASPLEMGLLGAAEHAAFLVLGLPAGVWVDRMRRKRLMLRADLLRAAMLFSVPVAWWLGVLTLAQLVVVALLVSAGTLFFDVAYQSYLPTLVRRDQLIAGNARLQASQSVAQVVGPGAGGALTQLAGAANAVLVTGTGYLASALCLWRIRAPDPEPAPRRAGGMVADIREGLRFVFGTPALRAITITTAVANLTNGMVTAVQILFFTRELGLSPAGVGTVLSIGGGGGVLGALTGGMLARRIGQARAIWVVPLLTWPAQLLVPLAAPGWRVGLAALGLAVFGYGVVVYNIAQVSFRQSICPDRLLGRMNASVRFVVWGVLPLGSLAGGALGELAGLRGTLWLSGAGIAAGAAALLLSPLRGMRDLPVTSSEPSRPPAEAEKGT; encoded by the coding sequence GTGCACAAGGACTCCCTGTGGCGCCATCAGGATTTCCGCCGGCTGTGGGCCGGTGACACGGCCAGCCAGACCGGTGCCTTCGTCGGGCACACCGTGCTGCCCCTGCTCGCGGCCACCGTGTTGGCCGCGTCCCCGCTCGAGATGGGGCTGCTCGGCGCCGCCGAGCACGCGGCCTTCCTGGTGCTCGGGCTGCCCGCCGGGGTCTGGGTGGACCGGATGCGCCGGAAGCGGCTGATGCTGCGCGCGGACCTGCTGCGCGCCGCGATGCTGTTCAGCGTGCCGGTGGCCTGGTGGCTCGGCGTGCTGACGCTGGCCCAGCTGGTCGTGGTCGCCCTGCTGGTCAGCGCGGGCACCCTGTTCTTCGACGTGGCGTACCAGTCGTACCTGCCCACCCTGGTGCGACGGGACCAGCTCATCGCGGGCAACGCGCGGCTGCAGGCGAGCCAGTCGGTGGCGCAGGTGGTCGGCCCCGGTGCCGGCGGCGCGCTGACCCAGCTCGCCGGCGCGGCGAACGCGGTGCTGGTCACCGGCACCGGCTATCTCGCGTCCGCGCTGTGCCTGTGGCGGATCCGCGCGCCCGACCCCGAACCGGCGCCGCGCCGGGCCGGCGGGATGGTGGCCGACATCCGCGAAGGGCTGCGGTTCGTATTCGGCACCCCGGCACTGCGGGCGATCACCATCACCACCGCCGTCGCGAACCTCACCAACGGCATGGTCACCGCGGTGCAGATCCTGTTCTTCACCCGCGAGCTCGGCCTGTCCCCGGCCGGTGTCGGCACCGTGCTGAGCATCGGCGGCGGCGGTGGCGTGCTCGGCGCGCTGACCGGCGGCATGCTGGCCCGCCGGATCGGCCAGGCCCGCGCGATCTGGGTGGTCCCGCTGCTGACCTGGCCGGCGCAGCTGCTGGTGCCGCTGGCCGCGCCGGGCTGGCGGGTCGGCCTCGCCGCGCTGGGGCTGGCCGTGTTCGGCTACGGGGTGGTGGTCTACAACATCGCGCAGGTGAGCTTCCGGCAGAGCATCTGCCCGGACCGGCTGCTCGGCCGGATGAACGCCAGCGTGCGGTTCGTGGTCTGGGGCGTGCTGCCGCTGGGCAGCCTGGCCGGTGGCGCGCTCGGTGAGCTGGCCGGCCTGCGCGGCACGCTGTGGCTGTCCGGGGCCGGGATTGCGGCAGGGGCGGCGGCACTGCTGCTGTCCCCGTTGCGGGGAATGCGGGACCTGCCTGTCACGTCTTCGGAGCCGTCCCGTCCGCCTGCCGAAGCGGAGAAAGGAACCTGA
- a CDS encoding LysR family transcriptional regulator translates to MLFSQLEYLVALAKEGHFSRAAEACHVSQPALSAGIRRLEAEFDVQIVRRGNRFDGLTEEGERLLGWAHKILADRQALAEEIQSMRSGLSGKLGLGSIPTALPALSLLTGPFRQAHPQVGLSVLSLSTPDIRRALIEFEIDAAVAYVDGQHPAGVRTTALYRERYVLLTGAGRVPADQHEVTWTAAAAMKLCLLTGDMRNRRILDDVFASLGCRPVVAVETNSLSTLYAHVRDGSLSTVMPHTWLQTFRVPPDMRVIPLVEPVVTHGVGLLLPRHEPESMLVRALIKVVRQVNMSRALDVTLHHALATSETP, encoded by the coding sequence GTGCTGTTCAGCCAGCTCGAATACCTGGTGGCCCTGGCCAAGGAGGGCCATTTCAGCCGCGCGGCCGAAGCCTGCCACGTCTCGCAGCCCGCGCTGTCCGCGGGCATCCGGCGGCTGGAAGCCGAGTTCGACGTGCAGATCGTGCGCCGGGGCAACCGGTTCGACGGGCTGACCGAGGAGGGCGAGCGGCTGCTCGGCTGGGCGCACAAGATTCTGGCCGACCGGCAGGCGCTCGCCGAGGAGATCCAGAGCATGCGGTCGGGGCTGAGCGGAAAGCTCGGCCTCGGCTCCATCCCCACCGCGCTGCCCGCGCTGTCCCTGCTCACCGGGCCGTTCCGCCAGGCCCACCCGCAGGTGGGGCTTTCCGTGCTTTCGCTGTCCACGCCCGATATCCGCCGTGCGCTGATCGAGTTCGAGATCGACGCGGCTGTGGCCTATGTGGACGGACAGCATCCGGCGGGGGTGCGCACCACGGCGCTGTACCGCGAACGGTACGTGCTGCTCACCGGCGCCGGCCGGGTGCCGGCGGACCAGCACGAGGTGACCTGGACCGCGGCCGCCGCGATGAAGCTGTGCCTGCTCACCGGCGACATGCGCAACCGGCGGATCCTGGACGACGTGTTCGCCTCGCTCGGCTGCCGCCCGGTGGTGGCCGTGGAGACCAACTCACTGTCCACTTTGTACGCACACGTGCGGGACGGGTCGCTGTCCACGGTGATGCCGCACACCTGGCTGCAGACCTTCCGGGTGCCGCCGGACATGCGGGTGATCCCGCTGGTGGAGCCGGTGGTCACGCACGGGGTCGGGCTGCTGCTGCCCCGGCACGAGCCGGAGTCGATGCTGGTCAGGGCGTTGATCAAGGTGGTCCGCCAGGTCAACATGAGCCGCGCCCTCGACGTCACCCTGCACCACGCCCTGGCCACTTCCGAGACGCCGTGA
- a CDS encoding DUF349 domain-containing protein → MADETTDNGAVTPAPHPVPHAHATAGHGAPPVPPAEPNPSRWGRVDDEGTVYVRTADGERTVGVWQAGTPDEGLLHFARRFDDLRTEVELLETRLASGAGDPKHALASATQLRDGLADAAVVGDLASLEARVRQVIGHAESALASARQEREEARSAAVARKQTLAEEAEKIAAESTQWKVAGDRLRAILDEWKTIKGVDRKTDDELWKRFSKAREAFNRRRGSHFAELDKQRAGAKARKEELIAEAESLVESSDWGPTAGRYKELMGEWKAAGRAPKDSDEALWQRFRGAQDRFFARRSAAFSERDAEFTENAAKKEELLIDAEKIDPAVNLEAAKSQLRRIQETWDEVGKVPRERIRELDGRLKAVQDRIRAAEDSKWRRTDPEAQARAAQFRERVEQFEAQAAKARAAGDERRAKKADEQAAQWREWMVTAENAIADR, encoded by the coding sequence ATGGCCGACGAGACCACAGACAACGGCGCCGTCACCCCGGCGCCGCACCCGGTGCCGCACGCGCACGCCACCGCGGGGCACGGCGCACCGCCGGTGCCTCCCGCCGAGCCGAACCCGTCGAGGTGGGGACGGGTGGACGACGAGGGCACCGTCTACGTACGCACCGCCGACGGGGAACGCACGGTCGGGGTATGGCAGGCCGGCACCCCGGACGAAGGGCTGCTCCACTTCGCCCGCAGGTTCGACGACCTGCGCACCGAGGTGGAGCTGCTGGAGACCAGGCTGGCCTCCGGGGCTGGCGACCCGAAGCACGCGCTGGCCAGCGCCACCCAGCTCCGCGACGGCCTCGCCGACGCCGCCGTGGTCGGCGACCTCGCCTCGCTGGAAGCCCGCGTCCGGCAGGTCATCGGGCACGCGGAGAGCGCACTGGCCAGTGCCAGGCAGGAGCGCGAGGAGGCCAGGTCCGCCGCGGTCGCGCGCAAGCAGACGCTGGCCGAGGAGGCGGAGAAGATCGCCGCCGAGTCGACCCAGTGGAAGGTGGCCGGCGACCGGCTGCGCGCCATCCTGGACGAGTGGAAGACCATCAAGGGGGTCGACCGCAAGACCGACGACGAGCTGTGGAAGCGGTTCTCCAAGGCCCGTGAGGCCTTCAACCGGCGGCGCGGCTCGCACTTCGCCGAGTTGGACAAGCAGCGCGCCGGCGCGAAGGCTCGCAAGGAGGAGCTGATCGCCGAGGCCGAGTCGCTGGTGGAATCCTCGGACTGGGGGCCGACCGCGGGCCGGTACAAGGAGCTGATGGGCGAGTGGAAGGCGGCAGGGCGCGCGCCGAAGGACAGCGACGAGGCGCTCTGGCAGCGTTTCCGCGGCGCCCAGGACCGGTTCTTCGCCCGCCGGTCGGCGGCCTTCTCCGAGCGGGACGCCGAGTTCACCGAGAACGCGGCCAAGAAGGAAGAGCTGCTGATCGACGCCGAGAAGATCGACCCGGCGGTCAACCTGGAGGCGGCCAAGTCCCAGCTGCGCCGGATCCAGGAGACCTGGGACGAGGTCGGCAAGGTGCCGCGTGAGCGGATCCGCGAGCTGGACGGCAGGCTCAAGGCCGTGCAGGACCGGATCCGGGCCGCGGAGGACAGCAAGTGGCGCCGGACCGACCCGGAGGCACAGGCACGGGCGGCCCAGTTCCGCGAGCGGGTCGAGCAGTTCGAGGCACAGGCCGCCAAGGCCCGCGCCGCCGGCGACGAACGACGTGCGAAGAAGGCCGACGAGCAGGCCGCGCAGTGGCGGGAGTGGATGGTCACCGCGGAGAACGCGATCGCCGACCGGTGA
- a CDS encoding 2-dehydropantoate 2-reductase produces MRVAVLGAGAIGAYVGASLCRAGVEVHLIARGAHLRAIRESGVRVDSPRGDFEARPNATDDPREVGPVDHLFLGLKANQYAGSGSLVRPLLHDKTTIIAAQNGIPWWYFHGIPGRFAGTRIESVDPGGSVSEVLPVHRAIGCVVYAATEISAPGRIQHLEGTRLSIGEPDGTISGRCREFADAMVAGGLKCPVEPDLRRDIWIKLMGNIAFNPISALTRATMAGICRHADTREVVVRLMRETVAVAESLGVRPGVSIDRRLAGAERTGEHKTSTLQDLEKGKPLELAAILTAVVELAELTGVDVPTMRVVNALANLLGDQPAAAAP; encoded by the coding sequence GTGCGAGTTGCTGTCCTCGGTGCCGGCGCCATCGGTGCGTACGTGGGTGCCAGTCTTTGCCGTGCAGGAGTCGAAGTCCACCTCATCGCCCGCGGTGCCCACCTGCGGGCCATCCGCGAGTCGGGCGTCCGGGTGGACAGTCCCCGCGGGGACTTCGAAGCCAGGCCCAACGCGACCGACGATCCCCGCGAGGTGGGCCCGGTAGATCATCTTTTCCTTGGCCTCAAAGCGAACCAGTACGCGGGCAGCGGCTCGCTGGTGCGGCCGCTGCTGCACGACAAGACGACCATCATCGCCGCGCAGAACGGGATCCCGTGGTGGTACTTCCACGGCATCCCGGGGCGGTTCGCCGGTACCAGGATCGAGAGCGTCGACCCCGGCGGCTCGGTGAGCGAGGTGCTTCCGGTGCACCGGGCGATCGGCTGCGTGGTGTACGCGGCGACCGAGATCTCGGCGCCGGGACGGATCCAGCACCTCGAGGGCACCAGGCTCTCGATCGGCGAGCCGGACGGCACGATCTCGGGACGCTGCCGGGAGTTCGCCGACGCGATGGTGGCCGGCGGGCTGAAGTGCCCGGTCGAACCGGACCTGCGGCGGGACATCTGGATCAAGCTGATGGGCAATATCGCGTTCAACCCGATCAGCGCGCTGACCAGGGCCACCATGGCCGGGATCTGCCGGCACGCGGACACCCGCGAGGTGGTGGTTCGGCTGATGCGGGAGACCGTCGCGGTGGCCGAGAGCCTCGGCGTGCGGCCGGGCGTCTCGATCGACCGGCGGCTGGCCGGCGCGGAACGCACCGGGGAGCACAAGACCTCCACCCTGCAGGACCTGGAGAAGGGGAAACCGCTGGAGCTGGCCGCGATCCTGACCGCGGTGGTCGAGCTGGCCGAGCTCACCGGGGTGGACGTGCCGACCATGCGGGTGGTGAACGCGCTGGCGAACCTGCTCGGCGACCAACCTGCCGCCGCCGCGCCGTGA
- the lexA gene encoding transcriptional repressor LexA yields the protein MAGDNGDLKNGVETVGGKVHALPEPEDVDESLTPRQQQVLQVIRDWVERFGYPPSVREIGEQVGLTSTSSVSHQLRALQRKGYLRRDANRPRAVGVLSADTGTAIEPEQLPKPAYVPLLGRIAAGGPVLAEQAVEDVFPLPKDIVGEGDVFLLSVSGDSMVDAAITDGDWVVVRQQPTANNGEIVAAMIDGEATVKTFKHRDGHVWLMPHNEAYDPIPGDDATILGKVVAVLRRL from the coding sequence GTGGCAGGCGACAACGGCGACCTCAAGAACGGCGTGGAGACCGTCGGGGGCAAGGTACACGCCCTGCCGGAGCCCGAAGACGTCGACGAGAGCCTGACGCCTCGGCAGCAGCAGGTGCTGCAGGTGATCCGCGACTGGGTGGAGCGGTTCGGCTATCCGCCGAGCGTGCGCGAGATCGGCGAGCAGGTCGGGCTCACCTCCACCTCCTCGGTCTCCCACCAGCTGCGCGCGCTGCAGCGCAAGGGTTATCTGCGCCGGGACGCGAACCGGCCGCGCGCGGTCGGTGTGCTCTCCGCCGATACCGGCACCGCGATCGAGCCGGAGCAGCTGCCCAAGCCGGCGTACGTGCCGCTGCTCGGCCGGATCGCGGCCGGTGGCCCGGTGCTCGCCGAACAGGCCGTCGAGGACGTCTTCCCGCTGCCGAAGGACATCGTCGGCGAAGGGGACGTGTTCCTGCTCAGCGTCTCCGGTGACTCGATGGTCGACGCCGCGATCACCGACGGCGACTGGGTGGTGGTGCGCCAGCAGCCCACCGCCAACAACGGCGAGATCGTGGCCGCGATGATCGATGGCGAGGCCACCGTGAAGACGTTCAAGCACCGCGACGGGCACGTCTGGCTGATGCCGCACAACGAGGCATACGACCCCATTCCCGGTGACGACGCGACCATCCTCGGCAAGGTGGTCGCGGTGCTGCGCAGGCTCTGA
- the dapF gene encoding diaminopimelate epimerase has translation MGGIEFLKGHGTQNDFVLLPDPDGRVELTPERVAALCDRRRGLGADGVLRVVRTAAAGQPAEGSAGEWFMDYRNADGSLAEMCGNGARVFARYLVEAGWVAGTEFVIGTRAGDRPVVVHQDRSVTVHMGPATIIGSSVTRVSGRGFSGVAVDVGNPHLVSTVDGDLDGLDLSRAPGFDEDFFPHGVNLEFIQQIDEDALRMRVYERGVGETRACGTGTVAAVAAALHVAGTDSGAATVTVPGGTVRVTVERGATTLTGPAVIVARGELDEDWWSGS, from the coding sequence ATGGGTGGCATCGAGTTCCTCAAGGGGCACGGCACGCAGAACGACTTCGTGCTGCTGCCCGACCCGGACGGCCGGGTCGAGCTGACGCCGGAGCGGGTCGCCGCGCTGTGCGACCGGCGGCGCGGGCTCGGTGCGGACGGGGTGCTGCGGGTGGTGCGCACGGCGGCCGCCGGGCAACCTGCGGAAGGTTCCGCCGGCGAGTGGTTCATGGACTACCGCAACGCGGACGGCTCGCTCGCCGAGATGTGCGGCAACGGGGCGCGGGTGTTCGCCAGGTACCTGGTGGAAGCGGGCTGGGTGGCCGGCACCGAGTTCGTGATCGGCACCAGGGCAGGCGACCGGCCGGTGGTGGTGCACCAGGACCGCTCCGTGACCGTCCACATGGGACCCGCGACGATCATCGGCAGCTCGGTCACCAGGGTGTCGGGCCGGGGTTTCTCCGGGGTTGCGGTGGACGTCGGCAACCCGCATCTGGTGTCTACTGTGGACGGTGACCTGGACGGGCTGGACCTGAGCCGGGCGCCGGGGTTCGACGAGGACTTCTTCCCGCACGGGGTGAACCTGGAGTTCATCCAGCAGATCGACGAGGACGCGCTGCGGATGCGGGTGTACGAGCGCGGCGTCGGCGAGACCAGGGCCTGCGGCACCGGCACCGTCGCGGCCGTGGCCGCCGCACTGCACGTGGCCGGTACCGACTCCGGCGCCGCCACCGTGACCGTTCCCGGTGGCACGGTCCGGGTCACGGTGGAGCGCGGTGCCACCACGCTGACCGGCCCGGCGGTGATCGTGGCCAGGGGCGAGCTGGACGAGGACTGGTGGTCCGGCAGCTAG
- a CDS encoding NAD-dependent formate dehydrogenase — MSKIVCVLYDDPVDGRPKTYARDDLPHLDRYPGGQTLPTPQGIDFTPGELLGSVSGELGLRNFLESHGHELVVTSDKDGDGSVLDRHLHDAEVVISQPFWPAYLTAERIAKAPNLKLAITAGIGSDHVDLSAAIEHGVTVAEVTYCNSISVAEHVSMMILSLVRNYLPSYQWVVDGGWNIADCVTRSYDLEGMHVGTVGAGRIGLAVLRRLKPFDVHLHYTDKHRLPAEVEAELGLTFHASPREMVPGCDVVTINAPLHPETENLFDDELLGSMKRGTYLVNTARGKIVDRDAVVRALESGRLAGYAGDVWFPQPAPADHPWRTMPNHGMTPHVSGSTLSAQARYAAGTREILECWFDGRPIRDEYLIVQGGQLAGTGAHSYTAAT, encoded by the coding sequence ATGTCGAAAATCGTCTGCGTGCTCTACGACGACCCGGTGGACGGACGTCCGAAGACCTACGCCAGGGATGATCTCCCGCACCTGGACCGGTATCCCGGCGGGCAGACCCTGCCGACTCCGCAGGGGATCGACTTCACCCCCGGCGAGCTGCTCGGCAGCGTTTCCGGCGAGCTGGGGCTGCGGAACTTCCTGGAGTCCCACGGCCACGAGCTGGTGGTGACCTCGGACAAGGACGGCGACGGCTCGGTTCTCGACCGGCACCTCCACGACGCCGAAGTGGTCATTTCGCAACCGTTCTGGCCCGCTTACCTGACCGCGGAAAGGATCGCGAAGGCGCCGAACCTGAAATTGGCGATCACCGCCGGAATCGGTTCCGACCACGTCGATCTGTCGGCCGCGATCGAACACGGAGTCACCGTCGCCGAGGTCACCTACTGCAACAGCATCAGCGTCGCGGAACACGTTTCCATGATGATTCTGTCGCTGGTCCGCAACTACCTCCCGTCTTATCAGTGGGTGGTCGACGGTGGCTGGAACATCGCCGACTGCGTGACCCGCTCGTACGACCTCGAAGGCATGCACGTTGGCACGGTGGGAGCCGGGCGGATCGGGCTGGCCGTGCTGCGCCGGCTCAAGCCCTTCGACGTGCACCTGCACTACACCGACAAGCACCGGCTGCCGGCCGAGGTCGAAGCGGAGCTCGGGCTCACCTTCCACGCCAGCCCGCGGGAGATGGTGCCCGGCTGCGACGTGGTCACCATCAACGCGCCGCTGCACCCGGAGACCGAGAACCTGTTCGACGACGAGCTGCTCGGCAGCATGAAGCGCGGCACCTACCTGGTGAACACCGCGCGCGGCAAGATCGTCGACCGGGACGCGGTCGTGCGGGCGCTGGAGAGCGGGCGGCTCGCCGGTTACGCCGGTGACGTCTGGTTCCCGCAGCCCGCCCCGGCGGATCACCCGTGGCGCACCATGCCGAACCACGGGATGACCCCGCACGTGTCCGGTTCGACGCTGTCCGCGCAGGCCAGGTACGCGGCGGGCACCAGGGAGATCCTGGAGTGCTGGTTCGACGGGCGCCCGATCCGGGACGAGTACCTGATCGTCCAGGGCGGGCAGCTCGCTGGTACCGGCGCCCACTCCTACACCGCCGCCACCTAA
- a CDS encoding DUF6457 domain-containing protein gives MDELAEWTRSVCAELEVPPAQLDPELVLNLARDVRRSVSRSAAPVTAFLFGLAVGRGLTATEAAERVNALVRGWRDIDWRD, from the coding sequence ATGGACGAACTCGCCGAATGGACAAGGTCGGTCTGCGCAGAACTGGAGGTGCCGCCGGCCCAGCTCGACCCCGAGCTCGTCCTGAACCTGGCCCGTGACGTGCGACGGAGCGTCTCGAGGTCGGCCGCGCCGGTCACCGCGTTCCTGTTCGGCCTCGCCGTCGGGCGCGGGCTCACCGCCACCGAAGCGGCGGAGCGGGTCAACGCGCTGGTCCGAGGCTGGCGTGACATCGACTGGCGCGACTGA
- the miaA gene encoding tRNA (adenosine(37)-N6)-dimethylallyltransferase MiaA: MITPVPGGSQCKPVAVVGPTATGKSELAVAVAAELGGEVINADAMQLYRGMDIGTAKVTAEQTRGIPHHLLDVLEVTETASVAAYQRHARAELERLLAAGRVPVLAGGSGLYVQAVLDDLRFPGTDPEVRARLDAEAGELGAAALHARLAELDPAAAIAVLPSNVRRIVRALEVIEITGEPFSANLPEPGPPRYGTVLIGVDREVAELDRRVDLRVERMFAAGLVDEVRELVGRGLREGKTASRALGYQQVLAELDGDRDFAAAAAATAQATRRFVRRQRSWFRRDTRIRWFDGAGDGLAEQVLTYLAP, translated from the coding sequence GTGATCACGCCCGTGCCAGGTGGCAGCCAGTGCAAGCCGGTCGCGGTGGTGGGACCGACCGCCACCGGCAAGTCCGAGCTGGCCGTGGCGGTGGCCGCCGAGCTGGGCGGCGAGGTGATCAACGCGGACGCCATGCAGCTCTACCGCGGGATGGACATCGGCACCGCGAAGGTGACCGCCGAGCAGACGCGGGGGATCCCGCACCACCTGCTGGACGTGCTGGAGGTGACCGAGACCGCGTCGGTGGCCGCCTACCAGCGCCACGCCAGGGCCGAGCTGGAGCGGCTGCTGGCGGCCGGCCGGGTGCCGGTGCTCGCGGGCGGGTCCGGGCTGTACGTCCAGGCCGTGCTGGACGACCTGCGGTTCCCCGGTACCGACCCCGAGGTGCGGGCCAGGCTGGATGCGGAGGCTGGCGAGCTCGGTGCCGCGGCCCTGCACGCCAGGCTGGCGGAGCTGGACCCGGCGGCCGCGATCGCCGTGCTGCCCTCCAACGTCCGCCGGATCGTCCGCGCGCTGGAGGTCATCGAGATCACCGGCGAGCCGTTCTCGGCGAACCTGCCCGAACCGGGGCCGCCGCGGTACGGCACCGTGCTGATCGGGGTGGACCGCGAGGTGGCCGAACTGGACCGGCGGGTGGACCTGCGGGTCGAGCGGATGTTCGCGGCCGGGTTGGTGGACGAGGTGCGGGAACTGGTCGGCCGCGGCCTTCGCGAGGGGAAGACGGCGTCCAGGGCGCTCGGCTACCAGCAGGTGCTCGCCGAGCTGGACGGCGACCGGGATTTCGCCGCGGCCGCGGCGGCCACCGCGCAGGCGACCCGGCGGTTCGTCCGCAGGCAGCGGTCGTGGTTCCGCCGGGACACCAGGATCCGGTGGTTCGACGGTGCCGGCGATGGGCTGGCCGAGCAGGTGCTCACCTACCTGGCCCCGTAG